The Corynebacterium atypicum genome contains the following window.
ATATCCTCCTCCTTACAGAAGATTCACTCATAGGTTCCTCAGCCGGTTCAGGCTCTGGTTCAGACTCGGTTGTCTGCGCGTATGCCCCTGCGAGACTGAGCGGGAGCATGTTGCCGTTGACGAGGTAGAGGTCGCCGCCAGCCTCGATGCTGATGCGGTCGAGGTTTTCTAGTTCGCGGATATCGTTAGCGCTCATCCACCCGTTCTGCCGTGCCACCGCGTATCCATCCATCCGTGACTTGTAATCCCCTCGCAGGAGTCCTTCGAGGTTGAACTTCACATACACGCCAGGCTTTTCACGCGGGCTGAGGAGGGTTTTGGTGATGGCTTGTTCGAAGCGGATCACCCACGGGTCCAACGTGTATTTCACAAACTCCAACGACTGCTGCTCAATATTGCTAAAGGAACTCTTTTCGAGGTCGCCGATCATGTGCGGCGGAATACGGAAGATTCGAGCAATTTCGTTGATCTGAAACTTTCTCGTTTCAAGGAATTGAGCTTGTTCTGGGCTGACGGAGATCGGCGTGTACTTCATACCCTCCTCAAGCACAGCGATCTTGTTCCCGTTGCGGGCTCCGCCGAACGTGGACTGCCAGGACTCCCGCACACGTGCTGGGTCTTTGATCGTGCCCGGATGCTCCAACACACCACCAGGTGCAGCACCGTTAGCAAAAAACGATGCCCCGTAGTCTTCGGTTGCTTGGGCGAGGCCGATGGCGTTCTTTGCCATTGCAATCGGCGAATAGCCGACCAGCCCGTCAAATCCCAGCCCTGGAATATGCAACACATCGCGGGCTTGCAAGGTGACGGTTTCAAACCTTCCTGTTGGTTCGTCCCACGTACGTTGATACTCGTAATACAGCCGCCCAGCCTCATCCCTTCCCACGGTCATCCGGTTGGGCATGAGTGGATACAGGCCGATGACCTCGTCGCGGCCGTTGCGGATCACCTGTGCAAAAGCATTACCCCAAAGAAGCAAATGCGTCATCAGAGTTTCCCTAAAGACAAAGGATGTCATCTCTGGATTCGGCTCATCATGAAGCAGTCGATACAACGGATGATCGAGCGCCTTCACCTTCGCGCCATCACTGGATTGTTGGTAGACGTGCAACGGCAGGCCCGCGATAGCTTCAGCCAGAATTCGCACGCAACTGTAGACAGCGGTCATCTGCATCGCGCTGCGTTCCGTTACCGGACGACCAGAGCTCGTGGCTCCGAAGAAAAAGCTATATCCAGA
Protein-coding sequences here:
- a CDS encoding phage portal protein gives rise to the protein MGFLNWLRGDTTRTADDHAISSGYSFFFGATSSGRPVTERSAMQMTAVYSCVRILAEAIAGLPLHVYQQSSDGAKVKALDHPLYRLLHDEPNPEMTSFVFRETLMTHLLLWGNAFAQVIRNGRDEVIGLYPLMPNRMTVGRDEAGRLYYEYQRTWDEPTGRFETVTLQARDVLHIPGLGFDGLVGYSPIAMAKNAIGLAQATEDYGASFFANGAAPGGVLEHPGTIKDPARVRESWQSTFGGARNGNKIAVLEEGMKYTPISVSPEQAQFLETRKFQINEIARIFRIPPHMIGDLEKSSFSNIEQQSLEFVKYTLDPWVIRFEQAITKTLLSPREKPGVYVKFNLEGLLRGDYKSRMDGYAVARQNGWMSANDIRELENLDRISIEAGGDLYLVNGNMLPLSLAGAYAQTTESEPEPEPAEEPMSESSVRRRI